GCGGTCAATGGCGCCGCGCGCTCGCACCTGCCTGTGCTGCCCGAACCGCCATCCGGGGCGTCGTCCCCGCCCATGCCACCGGCCACGAAGCTCGGCGTGCGGGCCGCCAAGGCCATGGCGCGGCGCATCGTCCAGCAGATCTATCATCTGTGCTACAACGCCCCGCACTGGCGGGTCGGCTGGCGCCAGACCGGAGGCAGCGACCTCTACGAACTGCGCGCCCATCCGCAATCGGGCTGGCGCGACCTGGCTGACGACGGCAGCCGCTTCTACGCCGACCCGTTCCCGGTGCTTTACCGCGGCCAGGTGACGCTGTTCGTCGAGGACTACATCCACCGCACCGGCAAGGCGATCCTGTCGGCGGTGGCTTTCGGGCCGAACGGACCGGCAGGCACCCCGAAGCCGGTGCTGGAACTGCCCTACCACCTCTCCTACCCCTTCGTGTTCGAGCGCGACGGCGAGATGTGGATGGTGCCTGAAAGCGGCGCCAACCGCAGCGTCGATCTCTACCGCGCCAGCGCCTTCCCGGGCGGCTGGGTCAAGGAAGCGACGCTGTTGTCGGACATCGTCGCCAGCGACGCCACGCTCACCGAGCATGGCGGGCGCTGGTGGATGTTCGCCACCGTGCGCGACGGCGGCGGCGCTTTCTCGGACCAGCTGCATCTGTGGTCGGCGCCGGTTTTCCGCGGGCCGTGGACGCCGCATCCGAAGAACCCGCTGCTGATCGACATCGCCTCCGCGCGCCCCGCGGGCCGCATGGTGAGCCGCGGCGGGCAGCTGCTGCGTCCGGTGCAGGATTGCCGCAGGAGCTATGGCGCCGCGCTCGGCATCGCGCGGGTCACGCGCCTCGACGACACCGGCTTCGAACAGGTCGTCGAGACGATCCTCAATCCCGGCGCCGGCTGGGCCGGCCGCAAGCTACACACACTCAACGAAGCGGGCGGGCTGGAATTCATAGATGGTTCGGCAATGGCGCCGCGCTGGAAGCAGCGGCGGGAGAGCATGCCCTCGGGCCTTGGAGACAAGCAATGAGCACCACCGAGAACCGCGAAACGCCCGCAGCCCCGCCCGGCAGGACCGAGGCGGAAGTGGCGATCGTCGGCGCCGGGCTGGCCGGAACCGTTCTGGCGATAACGCTCGCCAAAGCTGGCCGCAAGGTGGCGCTGATCGATCCGCACCGTGTCCACCATGACGAATTCAGGGCCGAGAAAACCCGCGACGAACAGATGGGGCTGTTCGAGAAGCTTGGCCTCGGCTCGGTCTTCAGGTCGCTCTCCACGCCGATGACCGATCTCCATGTCTTCCGCTTCGGCCAGTTGTTCGAGCGCAAGCAGACCTTCGAATACGCCTTCTCCTACGCGCCGCTGGTCAACGGCATGCGCGCGGCGCTGCCTCCGGAAGTGCCGCTGACGGTGGGCAAGGTCGCCGAGGTGTCGACCGGACCGGACCGGCAGCGCCTGGTGCTCACCGACGGCTCGGTCATCGATGCGCGGCTTCTGGTGGTGGCCACCGGCTACAGCGAGGCGGTGCGGCGCGCCATCGGCGTCGAGCGCATCGAGGAATCGAAGGCGCATTCGCTGTCGATGGGGTTCGACCTGGCGATCACGCCGCAGGAATTCGGCCTCCAGTCCCTCACCTTCTACGCAAGGCGGGTCGCCGATCGCATTGCCTTTCTTACCATCTTCCGGATCGGCGAGCGGCTGCGGGCGAATATGTTCGTCTATCGGACCGTCGCCGATCCATGGGTGCGGGCGTTCCGCGAGAACCCGCAAAAGATGCTGCTGGACCTGATGCCGGAGATCGCCCAGCGATGCGGCAACTTCGCCGTCGCCAGCGAGGTCGAGGTGCGACAGGTCAGCCTGACGACGACACGGGGCCATCGCCGCGACGGCGTGGTCTTCATCGGCGATGCGTTCGCCACGACCTGCCCGGCGCAAGGCGACGGGATAAACCGCGTGCTAACCGATGTCGATTGCCTCAGCTCCACGCATATCCCCGCCTGGCTCGAGACGCCCGGCATGGCGGCCGACAAGATCTGCGCCTTCTATGACGATCCGATCAAGGTCGCGGCCGACACCAGGGCCCTGCGCGCCAGCATCTATGCCAAGCGCATCACCACCGAGACAGGGCTGGAATGGCGCCTGCGCCGCCTGCGCAACAACACCGCGCGGCAGTTGATGGTCTTTAGCCGACGGATCCGCGAAGCGGGAAAACCGGCCGAGCCGCGCGCGGCGTGAGAGGGGGCGCTGCGCCGCCGGGCGGGCCTTGGGCACGTCATCGTGACTGAGCTTACGAATCCGTAAGTCGCATCCCTGGCGATGCCCGCTTAAACCAAAGGTGAGCAGTGTCTCGTGCTCGGCGGGACAGCGTCTCATCAATGGCCCGCTGCCGCCTCTATCGGTCCGGCAGCGGGCTATCGAGCAGCAGGATCGTTTGCGCCGCCCGTGATAGCCGCTTGAACGCCCGAAAGGCGCCGCCCGGATCCGCGCTTTCGGCGCGCCCGGGGGTTGGCCGCGCACCGCGCTTCGCCCTATCTTCGGATGGAAACGAGGACCAAGACCATGACCCGCATCCGGGCGATGACGAGGAACGATCTTGCCGATGTGTCGCGGCTGCTCGGCCAATCCTGGCGGCGGACCTACGCGCCGATCATGGGCGACGAGACCGTGGCCCGGCTCTCCGACGAAAGGCACGCGCCGGACCAGCTTGCGCAAGAACTGGAAGACGAGGACAAGATGTCTTTCGTCGCCGAACGCGCCGACGGCTCGATCGCCGGCTATGCGATGGCGGCGATGGACGCCAAAGGCGACGTCACGCTGGAGCGGCTGCATATCGAGCCGCAGGCATTCGGCAGCGGGCTTGCGGTCGACCTTCTGCATGCCGTGCTTGCCGCCCATGCCGGCATCCCCTCGATCGCGCTGGAGGTGATCGAAGGCAACGACCGCGCGATCGCCTTCTACCGCAAGCACGGCTTCGAAGTGGTCGAGCGCCGGGAAGCCGCCCACGGCGTCCGCGGGCACGCCTCGCTGATCATGCGCCGCATGCTGCCGAGGGCTTAGAGACGGCGGCAATGGCCGCTGCGTTGACGCAAACGCTCTGGTCTATCGACGACCTTTGCGAGAAGATGGACGCCGTTGCGCCGAAGCCGGGAAAGCGCGGTCCCCATAGGAAGCAGGAAAAGCGAGTTTCATGAAAGCGGAGTATAAGGGTCATAGGATTGTGGACGCCGATAAGCTCGCGTTCGATCTCTCCACATGGCGCCCGTCTGATCCAACTGATTTTTCGCTCACCATCGATTTTTATGCGGGAGAAGAGGGCAAAGAGGGCTCAGATGCCTTCACGGCCACGGTGTGTTCGCCGACATGGTTTCTTCGGTCCCACACAGAAGCAGTCTTTTCAGGTGAAAGCGTGATCTTCATGCGGACCTTCGATCACACTCAACTGGAAGAATTTCTCATCGCTCGATGCGCTTCGGCCAAAGGCAATAGCTGGAAGGAGATAGCCTGTGAGCTTTCGCGGGTCGGGCTATGGGAATTCGAATACAAGCTCTGAATTTCAAACTGGGAAACTACACGCTAGCGCGAATTTCGAACCAATCAATTAGATCGACATCAAGCAGCAGCTCGCATGCGCAGCGCCTGCATGACGCTGTCCTCGAACGCGCCTGGCGCTCTGCCCGCTTCGGCCAGTTGCGCTGCATCCCAGCTTCGGTTCAGGCTGCCATCGGCCATCAGCACCGCGCGATTACAAAGCGCCGGCACGGCTTCCACCACATGGGTCGACACGATCACGGCGTGGCGGCCGCTCGCGCAAAGCGCGGTGATCACGCGTTTCACCTCCCAAGCGGCGACCGGATCGAGGCCGTTCAGCGTCTCGTCGAAAATCAGCAGCGGCGGCCGGCCGAGAAGCGCTGCGAGGATCGCGACCTTGGCTCGCGTGCCAAGCGAATATTCGGCGATCGGGCGATCCATCCAGCGGCCGAGTTCGAGCCGCTCCAGAAGGTCGGCGCCCGGCAGATCGGCACTCGGCAGATCGCCGGGCGCGGAGCCGCGGATCGAGGCGACGAGCTCGATATATTGGCGTCCCGACAGCGGCGCCGGCAATTCATGCGGCTCGATGGCGAGGCCGAAGCCGGCCTTGGCGCGCTCCGGCGCGGTGGCAAGCGCGATGCCGTCGATCGTCACGCTGCCGCCGAGCAACGGGATCTGGCCGGTGATCGCCCTGATGAGCGTCGACTTGCCCGAACCATTGGCGCCGAGCAGGCCGACTATATCGCCCCGGCGGAGCGAAAGATCGATGCCACGCACCACGGCGCGCCCGCGATAGCCGGCGCTGAGGCCGCTGACGGCGACGACTTCATCCATTGCGATACCTCTGTCGGGTTCGGTGCCACAGGAAAACCACCAGCGCCGCCAGGCCGATCAGCACGGTGCGTCCGTATTCGAGCGTTTCATAGCTGGCATAGGCGAGCGCGCTGGCGAAGCTCAACATGGCAACGAATGGCGCGTTGAGGAAATAGGCGCCGAACACCGCATAGGCGCCGTTCAGCACCAGCAGCCAGAGCCCGCCCGCTACCGGCACGGCCCATGCCGACGGCTCGGCGGCGAGCGCCGCGCCGGCCGGCAGCAGGAAGAAGGCGAGCGACAATTGCAGCGGCAGCTGCACCAGCCGCAGCCACACGCGCGTGAAGCCGATGGGCGCCGTGCGCAGGACCGGCGAGCCGAGCGGCTGGCAGCGCAGGCTGAGCATGAAGACGAGAATGCCGCCCGCCAGGCCCGCAACCGCCGCCGGCCCGGCCGTGCGGCCGGCAAGGCTTGCCCATGCGCCAAGGATGGCCGCGGCCGCGAGCGGCAGACCGGCCGCGGCCAGCTTCCATGACGGCCGCAAATGGCCGCCCGGCAGTTTCCAGGCCCAGCTGGAAAGCCAGCGCGGGCGCGCTCGGTCGAGGCGGCGCAGCCACTGCCTTCCAACCGGCGCCGTCTCGCTCGCCGCCTCATCGAGGAGAAGACGTGGCCGCCGCAGACGCCAAAGGGCGGCCGTGCCGAAGCCCAGCGCAAACAGGACCGCCGCGCCCAGGCCCCAGGCCGCCGGCAACGGCTTTCCGATGACGGCGCAGGCGAAGCCGACCAAAACGGCAACCAGGACGCCCAGCGGCGCGAAGATCGCCAGCGTCGCCCTGCCGGCCATGTGGCGGCGCTGTCTGGAGCCAAGCGGCAGCGCCTTGAGGAAGGGCGCGAAAGCGCGTTCAAGGCAGAGCCTGGCGACCGCGTTGCCTGTGAGCGCCCCGAGCACGGCCAGGGTGAGCGGCAGGCTAAGAGTCCACAGGAGCTGGTCGTCCCGCAATTTCGGCGCCGCGGCATGCAGGGCAAGCACGATATCGGCGATCGCATAGGCCAGCAGCGCGCCGCCGCCGAGCCCGATCCAGGCGAGATCGCGGCACCGCATCGCCCGCAGGCCGAGGACCAGCTCGCGCCAGAGCAATATCAGGACAAGCCGGTCGTGCCGCATTGGTTCGCCATCATGGTTCCGACACGGAAATAGGTCACGGCAATTGTGCCGCGAGTGGGGCGATGGCTCACCCGGCCGGCTTGGCGTTGACGTTCTTCATGGCGGCGAGCAGGTAGTCCTGCACCGTTGCCTGAAGGTTTGTAGTAGCGGCGCGCACCGCCGCCATCGCCTGCCTGACCGCCGCTTCGTCGAAGGGTCGGGCCTGCTCGGCCGCCGCAAGGTCGGCCCGCGCAGCGCGCAGCTGCCGCAGCGCCTCGAACGTGCGGCCGCGGTTGTCGCGCATGACCGCGCGGAACTCCTTGCGCACCTCCGGCGAGTAGGCGCCCGCGACCTCCGCCAGCAGCCCGCGCGCGACGGCCGCCTGGCGCAGGCCATGCGCGGCATAGCCGATGAAGAAGAAGTTGAGCGCGAGCGAAAGGGCAAGCACAACCAGTACCACCGCCCAGATCCATGAACGACCGGTCATAGCGCGTCTCCCTCGCCCGCATCGCCGGCGATAGGCGGTCCACCGTCGTCGGGCAGTCTTGCGCCCGCGGCGAGCGCCAAGAGCTCGGAATCCTGCGACTGGTCCTGAAGACGCGCCACCTGGTAACCGGCGATTGTCGCGGTGACAAGCAAGGCCGCGGCGCAAGCGGCGATGCCGGCCGGCGCGACGAGGAAGCGCGGCAGCAGCGAAGGACGTGCCGCGCCGCGATCGATGCGCGCCAGCACCTTGCGCGCCAAGGCGCGGTCATCGCCCTCGACCAGCGCGGCCTGCCGCACGAGGCTGTCGAGCGCCGCGTCGGCGCCGGCATCGCCGTCAAGCGCCAGGAACGCCAGGGCCGGCCCTCTCAAGGCCGCCGGCCAGGCATTGACGTCGTCGCCGAAGCGGCGACGGTTGTTCTCGAATTCCTCGCGTGTCATGAGGACTTCCTTTCGCGGCCCGCGGCCGCATCTGCCAAATGATCCCTAAGCGCGCGGCGCCCGCGCACGAGCAACTGTTCGACCGAGCCGGCGCTGGCGCCCATCACCTCGGCGATCGCACCGATGTCAAGCTCGCCCACCGCCCTAAGAAGCAGCGCCATGCGCTGGCGCTCCGGCAGGCGCGACAGGCCATCGCGCACGATCGCCAGCTCCTGCCTTGCCGCCGTCGCGGTCTCGGCATTCGCTTCAGGCGCGGCCGGCTCCTCTGCGATGTCGTCCAGGCCGAAGAAGTTGCGCAGCGCTCGGCGCCGGCGCTGGTCGATGCAGCGGTTGGCCGTGATCCGGTAGAGCCATGTCGAGGCGCGCGCCCTGCCGGGATCGAAGCGTGCGGCCTGTTTCCAGACGGTCACGAACACCTCCTGCACCACGTCCTCGGCATCGGCCGCATGACCGAGATAGCGCGTGGCGAATGTCCGCAGCCCACGGCCGTGACGGGCCATGAGCGCGGACAAAGCCGCCTGGCTGCCCGCGGCGATGCGGGCCAGAAGCTCCTCGTCGCCACCGGCAGCTTCATCCCGCACGGCGGCGGGCACCGGTCGAGGAGCCTCCGGGGGCGAGGCAGAAATCCGCGACGATCCGGCTCGGGAGAAAAACGAATTCCGACGTCAAGTCCACCACCAGATGTCAGCGGCGCCAACGGCGGAAGCCGTGAACCGTGTTGCCGTTCGGGCCCGTGAAGCTGCCGACAGAACGGCCGCGAAACGGTCCGGCCGCGCTGTAGCGCTGACCTGAAACGGTCTTGCCGTTCGGCCCGGTGGCAGAATAGCTCCTGGAGCAGCGGTCAACAACGCCGGCCTTGCAGGTCGAGTTCGACGTGTAGGTGCCGCCATTCGGTCCGGTGCGCGTGGTCGAGCCGGTGTAGATATTGCCGTCCCGGTCGACGCTGCGGCTCAGTTCGCCGCCATGCGCGGTCTTGCGCGTCCATTCCTCGGCCGAGGCCGGGTAAGCGGCCGACCAGACGACCATCGCGCCAAGGCAAAGCAGCGGAAGTTTGAGTCTTGAAAGCATGTCATTTCCTTTCTGGAAGGCAGGTTGGTCAATTGGCATGAGCAGCCACGATCTTGCGGATCGCCGCGATCTCGTCGGCGGAGAGCCTGCCGTCGCCATTGCGGTCGGCGAGATCGAAGAGCGGCGTGCTGGCCTGGAACTCGTCCTCGGTGACCTTGCCGTCGCCATTCCTGTCCATGCGCCGCCAGCGATTGCCGAGGCGGGCCTCGGCTGCCAGGGCGCGGTCATCGATGGCCTGGCGGGCGGTCTCGATCTCGTTCCCGTCGATGACGCCGTCGCCATTGCGGTCGAGCCTTTTGAAGAGGCGTTCGCGGGCGGCGAGCATCTCGTCCTTCGAGATCGCGCCGTCGCTATTGGTGTCGAGGCGCTGCAGGATGCGCTGGCCGGGCATGTCCTGCGCCGCGGTGGCGCAGACCGGAGCGAGCCCGAGAAGCAGACCCGCAAGGATTGCTGAGTGTTTCATGGTTGGTCCTTTCGACTGTCACGTCGCGGGGGCGACTGTCGGCCAATACGCAGCCCGGTTCGTGCTCCTACGCTCGGCAGGCGGATTTTTTCGCCGGCCGCCATGGCGCGGCGCCCCGTGCATCGAACCTTCCGAAAAATTCGCGGGCAGCGCGTAGGAGCCTTCGAACTCGCGCGTAGGAGGCGCTGCAAGGACGGTCCGCGGCGGGCCGTCGATTACAGCGGAGACCCAGATGACCAAGATTGTGACAGCCCTCGCCGGGCTGCTCCAGGGGCCCGGGAAGCGTTCCGGCGCATCGACACCAATGGCGACAGAAAGCTCGAATTCAGCGAGATCCAGGCAGCGCGGGCGCGGATGTTCGACCGGCTGGACGCCAACCACAATGGCGTGCTCGACCCCGACGAGGTGCGCGCGGCCGTAGCGCAGGTCAAGGCGAAGCGCGACATCCAGGCCGCGCGTTTCGCGGGGCTGCAGGCCGAGGCGAGCCGCATGGACCGCAACGGCGACGGCAAGATCTCGCGCGACGAATTCACGGCCGCCATTCCCGACCGGCTGCTGCAGGCGGACACCGATGGCGACGGCGCGCTTTCGATTTCCGAACTGCGGGCGCTGAAGCGCCCGTGATCCCCCGTGATCCCCAGTGACACACAACAAAGGAGAGAGACGATGAAATGGATAGCGACGGCCTTTTGCGGCCTGGTGCTCGGCGCATCGATGCTGGCCTCGCCGGCCGAGGCCGTTCCAATCGTGCCCGCCCCGGCCAGGCATCCGTGACCAGCCAGGCGACGCCGGTCTGGTACCGGCGCGGCTTCTACGTCGTTGGCGGCGTCTATTACTACAACGGCTACCGTGGCTATTGGCGCGTGCGCCCCGGCTACCGCTACTACAATGGCTACTGGTTCCCGGCCGCCGCCTTCGCGGCCGGCGTGGCGGCCGCCACGGTCGCGCCACCCCCGCCCCCAGCGGCGCGCCTGGCGGCCGCCCATGTGCGCTGGTGCTATGACCGCTACCGCTCCTACCGCGCCTGGGACAACAGCTACCAGCCCTATGGCGGCCCTCGCCAGCAGTGCCTGTCGCCTTATAGTTGAGCCGGGCGTACCGGCGCGGCGTGGACTCTGGGTGCATAAAAAAGCGCGTCGCGCCGAAAACGAGTTCGGGCGACGCGCTACAGCCTTTGTCCGATATTACCAAACGTCGGTGTGGGTGGTTCCGTCGGGTCCCCGAGGGAGTGGAGTCGGCTGGAACCACCCGCCCGCCTTGTGTCCTTCCCAAGACGGACCGACTATACGGCGCCGTCCTGCGGTTTCCTTGACCTGGATCAAGCGCTGCCGGCTCGCCGCTGGACGTGTTCTGTCCCCGCCCTATACTTTCGCGAGCGGCGATTTTTCGCGGGAGACAAGAACATATGAGCCTCGGCAAACACAAACTCGGAAGCCAGGG
This region of Mesorhizobium sp. M2A.F.Ca.ET.046.03.2.1 genomic DNA includes:
- a CDS encoding formyl transferase encodes the protein MRLSLRLDGDRVRAFHVALAERLSQLPGIELCVDARPAAGGVPQAAEALFQLETLIHRLPADGTARRVPISMLAGHARASQPTELTIDLVGDVEPQGGQVWQLAYDGVCGEEALLALILAGRTPLARLEQDGAVVAEGRLGTEYHGIALASFQDMLARSASLIVAAVNGAARSHLPVLPEPPSGASSPPMPPATKLGVRAAKAMARRIVQQIYHLCYNAPHWRVGWRQTGGSDLYELRAHPQSGWRDLADDGSRFYADPFPVLYRGQVTLFVEDYIHRTGKAILSAVAFGPNGPAGTPKPVLELPYHLSYPFVFERDGEMWMVPESGANRSVDLYRASAFPGGWVKEATLLSDIVASDATLTEHGGRWWMFATVRDGGGAFSDQLHLWSAPVFRGPWTPHPKNPLLIDIASARPAGRMVSRGGQLLRPVQDCRRSYGAALGIARVTRLDDTGFEQVVETILNPGAGWAGRKLHTLNEAGGLEFIDGSAMAPRWKQRRESMPSGLGDKQ
- a CDS encoding NAD(P)/FAD-dependent oxidoreductase, giving the protein MSTTENRETPAAPPGRTEAEVAIVGAGLAGTVLAITLAKAGRKVALIDPHRVHHDEFRAEKTRDEQMGLFEKLGLGSVFRSLSTPMTDLHVFRFGQLFERKQTFEYAFSYAPLVNGMRAALPPEVPLTVGKVAEVSTGPDRQRLVLTDGSVIDARLLVVATGYSEAVRRAIGVERIEESKAHSLSMGFDLAITPQEFGLQSLTFYARRVADRIAFLTIFRIGERLRANMFVYRTVADPWVRAFRENPQKMLLDLMPEIAQRCGNFAVASEVEVRQVSLTTTRGHRRDGVVFIGDAFATTCPAQGDGINRVLTDVDCLSSTHIPAWLETPGMAADKICAFYDDPIKVAADTRALRASIYAKRITTETGLEWRLRRLRNNTARQLMVFSRRIREAGKPAEPRAA
- a CDS encoding N-acetyltransferase, yielding MTRIRAMTRNDLADVSRLLGQSWRRTYAPIMGDETVARLSDERHAPDQLAQELEDEDKMSFVAERADGSIAGYAMAAMDAKGDVTLERLHIEPQAFGSGLAVDLLHAVLAAHAGIPSIALEVIEGNDRAIAFYRKHGFEVVERREAAHGVRGHASLIMRRMLPRA
- a CDS encoding Imm8 family immunity protein, with the translated sequence MKAEYKGHRIVDADKLAFDLSTWRPSDPTDFSLTIDFYAGEEGKEGSDAFTATVCSPTWFLRSHTEAVFSGESVIFMRTFDHTQLEEFLIARCASAKGNSWKEIACELSRVGLWEFEYKL
- a CDS encoding ABC transporter ATP-binding protein, whose amino-acid sequence is MDEVVAVSGLSAGYRGRAVVRGIDLSLRRGDIVGLLGANGSGKSTLIRAITGQIPLLGGSVTIDGIALATAPERAKAGFGLAIEPHELPAPLSGRQYIELVASIRGSAPGDLPSADLPGADLLERLELGRWMDRPIAEYSLGTRAKVAILAALLGRPPLLIFDETLNGLDPVAAWEVKRVITALCASGRHAVIVSTHVVEAVPALCNRAVLMADGSLNRSWDAAQLAEAGRAPGAFEDSVMQALRMRAAA
- a CDS encoding periplasmic heavy metal sensor; this translates as MTGRSWIWAVVLVVLALSLALNFFFIGYAAHGLRQAAVARGLLAEVAGAYSPEVRKEFRAVMRDNRGRTFEALRQLRAARADLAAAEQARPFDEAAVRQAMAAVRAATTNLQATVQDYLLAAMKNVNAKPAG
- a CDS encoding sigma-70 family RNA polymerase sigma factor translates to MPAAVRDEAAGGDEELLARIAAGSQAALSALMARHGRGLRTFATRYLGHAADAEDVVQEVFVTVWKQAARFDPGRARASTWLYRITANRCIDQRRRRALRNFFGLDDIAEEPAAPEANAETATAARQELAIVRDGLSRLPERQRMALLLRAVGELDIGAIAEVMGASAGSVEQLLVRGRRALRDHLADAAAGRERKSS
- a CDS encoding EF-hand domain-containing protein, giving the protein MKHSAILAGLLLGLAPVCATAAQDMPGQRILQRLDTNSDGAISKDEMLAARERLFKRLDRNGDGVIDGNEIETARQAIDDRALAAEARLGNRWRRMDRNGDGKVTEDEFQASTPLFDLADRNGDGRLSADEIAAIRKIVAAHAN
- a CDS encoding EF-hand domain-containing protein gives rise to the protein MFDRLDANHNGVLDPDEVRAAVAQVKAKRDIQAARFAGLQAEASRMDRNGDGKISRDEFTAAIPDRLLQADTDGDGALSISELRALKRP